TTTTCTGgtctatttttggagtgtgaagtagtggtgggcttgatagatatcgctttagttcctctaatgcttgttggcactccggggtccaagcaaaatcgttcttcttttttagtagagagaaaaatttgtgacttcggtaagatgatcttgagatgaaccggcttaaggctacaatccgacccgttagcctttgtaggGGCTTCACGCTATCCACAacgacgatgtcttcgatggccttgattttatcgggattaatctctattccccgatgtgacaccatgaagccgaggaacgtgcctgaaccgaccccgaaagcacatttctcgaggttgagcttcatattgtatttcatTAAAATCTCGAGCgttttcctgcaaatgagtcaaatggtcctctgcgcgcagggacttaactaacatgtcatcaatataaacttccattgattttcctatttgttcttcgaacattttatttactaaatGGGACGTTATGTCCGGCGGTATccttgttatatctaaatgggaccaggcaaaacaatcgatgttatcgataagaaattgaacgagtttcttcctgagtttggggctcaaccccgttcccaagtatacctttcgctcgagccagtgctcgattaatatgacttgctctagctccttgattgttgatttggtggcgtcggagtcatcgggaatcacaaaagatcgagggaccctttgatcatcatcctcttcgattttcTAGTTGTCTAGCTGGGTCGAATCcggtgtctgtgattgctatttggtgtcccgttctccttccgggcccgatccttttatcggcgaaagtgaggacattggtttagcttcgtcgacaacgaacatttcctttgcggctgactgttctccgtacaccattttgacacctttcgatgtcgggaatttgagggcctgatgtagggtcgaaggtacggctctcatgttgtggatcaatggccttccgaaaagggcgttatatctcacaTCGCCTTCGATcgcgtgaaactttgtttcctggatggtttcgGCCACGTTTATTAGTAGGATTATCTCACccttggtggtttcgcatgccatattgaacccgtttaggaccagagttacgagtacgatctgatcctgtaggTCGAGCTGCTCTACTaacttcaatcggatgatgttggctgagctacctggatcgattaacacacgcttaattttagttttattcatgagtacggatattaccagtgcgtcgttatgaggttggatgaccccctctgcatcttcatcaacaaaggacaaagtccccatgggtgcgtaatcttgagtccgataTCATTTTTCTCTCACCATCGATATTTTAGTGCATTTAagtactggtccctgaggggtatcgatgtcgccgatgatcatgtggatgacgtgttgcgtctcttcttgctcgttttgcttgctgaaatccctgcttttaaaatggttctttgccctatcactcagaaattcccgaaggtgcccttcgTTAAACAAGCGagttatttcctctcttagttgcttgcaatcttccgttctattgccatgggtaccatgatattcgcacgtttgattggaatttcttcgggcaggatcgatctgcatgggtcgaggccatttagtgtccttGATGTGTACGATGGCTgacacgagagcggatgcaccaacgctgaagttatattctgataatcgaggtgcttctataagATCGACATATTTATTGAAgtcgctcttactcataagcccccaagaattttgtcctcgatcaatcTTTCGATTATTCCAAACTTTATTGCGTGCTGAACCAttgttcacccgatctgtgaCGTACGGTCGATATCAGTCTCTGTTTGgcctttgttctctgttgatcTCCTTTTGGTTATTAGTAACTGTCATGTTCTGATGAACGGGTCCGTACGGAGCTctcaactgatcatcctcgaccctaattttttattggtatcggttgtgtacatctgcccaagttatcgccggatactcaatcaaattttgtttcagccgatgtgatattgtcgaacttagctcgttcaacccttgggtgaaagcttgtacagtCCAATCGTttgtgaccgggggtaattccatgcgttccatttgaaatctggatacgaattccctcagcatttcatcctccctttgctttactttgaaaaggtctaatTCCTCGTtgtaacctttatggcaccagcatgtgcctttacgaatgaatctgctaagatggcaaaagaatcgatggaattcggcggtaaattgtggtaccagattatcgctcccttcgagatggtctccccaaactttttcaacaacacggattcgatctcatcgtcttccaaatcgttgcctttttatggcacatgtgtaagaggtgacatgttcgttatgatcggtcgtaccgttatatttgggaatttcgggcatacgaaatatttttggggattggcttcggtgccgcattcgacggaaaaggcttttgtatgaatattTTTGAATTaagcccctttatcattggtgaAGCCCccaggatttgatcgaccctggcattgtacgtttccaccctcttgtcgttgtcttcaactcattttgtgagttcctcgagcaatttagtaattccgggagtagtgcccgattcttgctcgttagatttcactatggcgggctctgttccaggggtgacttctcgaagtggattggaatccgccctgctttgtgcgcgagtttggctctgtagctgagctatcgctacttgttgggcttgtagcatctcgaagatcatacgtaagctggccccgatttctcCCGCATTTTGGGTGtcttgggctacggatcgagtaccgccctaaaTGCTTCTTTCCGATTCGGAGCGCAGATTCGCCTCCAAAGTTATTTGTGAATTaacatccaatggtatttcggctcgaattttgggtacttcgattcgagcctcggtgccatcgttaattagccttccggccccgggtgccaagttgttggtttcatcttgaaggccgacttcgtaatcggtcggtgaagccatttgattggtggttattcgtagctgatcCGAAATTCAGGATGTTTTCGAAAATAAGTGCAAAGCACAATGGCATGTTTttttagatttgtatcaaataaccactgttatcctcggccccacggtggacgccaaactatttacccgaaaaatggatatagctgaatttatacgcagttctgaGGATATGTGGtgtaacttaacacaaaatataaggatcaatagaaatgtaaatatagattgcagagaatacgaaatagataaggttgtgaGAAACAATGAATCTtatgattcaacaaatagaaACAATGTAAGAAATCTGACAAAAcaattctttactgtagaagaatatagcacttttattacaatgtaagcgtGAGAAAAACTTGTTCTACAAAAatagtaaccaagcccttttatagtggaggaatttggctctaagcataataaaataaacattcagtgggagacccatgataagtcagcttttccataatttctgccaagattctctctagtgggattgcaacaacttttgtctgcgagctcaaTCTTGCTTGGAActctcgattttggtttgagcttgatttcggctcgaacccgtgatcttggttcgagcccgatcctggctcgagccctcgaattgattcgagatcaatgttggttggtctctggattatcagcatgatagatctactctgcatcGTGGTGAttttgattcgagctcgataatgatatcgaactcgacacggatcggcctccccaggttcgaggttagtttggtccaccttcgggatcttacttcgataaattATCGTTCGGACTCGATCGGACGTACtaaggccaaaatctatttcgaccgtatacaatcaTCTCCCCACTCAACTCTACCAATTCCTTCAAAGCTTATAGGCATTTCTCAGGCTATTAAGAATTTAAGATGActtttcattatgaattttagtGTAAAATCGTTTTTTATCCCCCAACTTTCTTCTAAATAATCGAGTCTTCTCTAATGAAGTATGAAAGAGTCAAATTCGTCCATTTTCTACTTCAAGTATTAGACAACAACATTTTAGATAATAAAATGTAGCAAAATTCGAGATAAAAACAGAATAGTTAAGCTAAGTTTTAAAATCGACAATTTTAGTAACATGCAGTTGCTTCTAAATAAAAATCAAGTAAAGTAGAAGAAATGAACCATACTTATGGCTTCACGTTCAGAGATGGAGTACTATTCTTTTATTTATTCAACTACATCATTAAAGGCTATGTAATGAAATAAATATTTAGCCTTACATATCTTGAGATTAATTATGAAACCAAAATAAGGAATCATAAATTCTTAATTAATAGACATTATCGATTGGGAGGGCGGGGGACGATGAATCAAAGTTCGAAGTGGCTCTAAATTAAGGTAAGGTGATAAACTTAAAATGGATATAAAGCTTTAATTGATAGAGATAGAGGAAGCAAAATAAAGATAGATTAATTAACGAGATTTTGAGCTGATACAATCATAACTGCATAGTTTGGATTGAACCTATTTGAATTTTGAACCATTATTATTCTGCAAACAATTAAACAAGTAAAAGAAATTAAGAATGGGTGATGTTTaccggaaaaatcggataacgttagattttgtgtgtggttctaaggatatgcgacacaattcgatataaatcgtgtagagaaatagagataCATATATTCTTAACTATGAGAATATGAATATTGAGCAAAAGAATGAATAAGGTAAAATAAAACAAGCATGAGGAGCTAtatttcaatatgagaagtgatctttatatttttttagcttaccacgattcccccttttatagaagagggtcattacaaaaaataataaaataaaacatatagtggaagaaccatgatgacttgtctcttccttgattcccgtcaagattctctctcttggtgcgattgcaacggctcttgtctgtgagctcgttactggctcgaactcgttaatGGGTCaggcccttcggtcttggatcgagttcgaccttcgagatgggcgtcgcgtatttccgacctcgaagcagtgccttgcagatcgattcggtcacggactcgataggattatcgagcctCCTCttcgagcgaccttcgggctcgaggctcgttagtaccgacctcagagctcactcccaaaacctcattccgactttttaacactcgaactcgatcgaacgtaagaaagtcgaaatctatttcgaccgtatatagatagtcccctcgtttctcggaaaaggatatggcgagaaacgatatgatttcccagcagctcgatcagatatacactgatgtttttatcgatcccgaccatgacgtatgtaatgctcgatcatcttatgcgtctttacagtccccgactttatcgaggatacTCGAATATTTTCTTCCCCTGTGGaaattgccagttaccttcggtccttggtgaccggagaagatcaatcagtgatgaatgcggtggggcccgcctatcttttcaacgaggcccagcatgctttgaatcgggtaactctgaTGGCGTTTTCGCCGCTTCTTTTACACAGAGTTGTAGGTAATTATAAAGTTTCTCCTTTTGTTTGCAGGCTTCgatgttgcatcacgaggcttttcTGTGAATCAGGGAGGAGCTTGATGCCGAGGTTcggagcctcactgagaagagtgactcgtacaaGTTTCATAGTGAAAATACTTCAAGCAGATTTGAAAGCGGCTCGGGAAGAGCatgaggagatggctgagcaggtattccgaatgttccatgatagtgaagatgaaaaagagataaccactaacgatccaATTCTGCAGTTTCggcagaggatcgagcagattggaCGGCTTAATTCACAGGTAGATGCGCTGCTGGTcgaggcagaagaatttaaaagGTGTATGGATAACCTTGCCTCGAAAAAAAAGGAAGTCGTCGAAGCTCAGTTGGAGTTGTCCGATGCCCAACTTCGATCTACGAAGGAAAATGCTTTGGGGCtgatcgaaaagatgaaagagcttcaacatcggttggatttggccactttagataaagcagatttggccaaaaaactcgaagtggccagatctgaagTGGTCGAGGCCAACAAAAGAGCCGATACCaaagtggctcagttcaggaTTGATTTCGAAGTTAATCAAGCCAAATCAGCGGGCATGGTCAAACATGCAAAGTGGCAGGCTCGGAGAGAGGCTCTCGAAGGGGTCAAAGCTTAGGGCTTCGATATTGAGGCCGAGATTGAAGTCGTCAGGGCGGAGGAGAACAGAGCTCGGAGattggcctttcctgaggaggacTCCGATGACTCGTGGGAGTCTGAAGACGAGGACGAGAATATGGCCtccgatgaagattgagtcatttagggccttaggtcgATCGGTGCGTTCTTGTGATACCGCTTCCggtttttgtataaagaacttccttttggAAGAGTAGCCTCCTCTCtacaaaaaaattgtaaatataaatctttcttctttttgaagaaaaatggcctttcaaactaaatagatagtttgaatttaaatctctGTTGCCTTCGGGTCTCAtgggtagtcccctttgctttatcgggctcgagcgtccttcagcttaaatagtcaagtgtttgttttaattcgaagaaatgagtagttttgctcgaaataatgtaacatgtaggcgtaatagtcgagtgagtgattgctcgaactcgaaataaaggtagcccatacgcttaacagtcgagtgaatgattcgaaattGATGCAATATAGCCCGCATGCGTAAtcgtcaaagtagcccgtaggcttaatggtcgagtggaTGATCGCTCGAACGCGAAATaaaggtagctcgtaggcttggcagtcgagcgaatgattcgaaatcgatgcaatgtagcccgtaggcgtaatagtcaaagtagcccgtaggcttggcagtcgagcgaatgattcgaactcgatgcaatgtagctcgtaggcataatagtcaaagtagcccccgtaggcttaatggtcgagtgagcgctcgttcgaaataaaggtagcccgtaggcttggcagtcgagcgaatgattcgaactcgatgcaatgtagcccgtaggcataatagtcaaagtatctcgtaggcttaatggtcgagtgagcgctcgttcgaactcgatcctgtttgcataataaatcttgaacatagaatatcggtaaagaagagagctttctttgtaagtcattatacatgggttcatgttttgcgtcagggctcgggccaactacataagcatggttcgttttgaccatttggcccttacaacgtttcccgttgagacactgtttgtcatgaaataacgaagtaacttcctttgcaccgaacttgataatcatcacagatgcgttcaatgataaagcccccctgtgtacgaggttgatattaaagaggcctcggatactcagtagtagtatcgtttccactatatggctggtatcgatctctggtcgacttttgctttttcgtaatggacctagaagtcaactggtcatcttcgactattattttggattgatatcgattgtgcacatcggtccaagtaatagctgggtactcgatcagactttgcttcagccgccgtgaagccatcgagctccgctcatttagaccttgagtgaaagcttgaacggtccaatcgtctatgactggtggcagatccattcgttccatttgaaaactagctacgaactcccttagcatctcgttatctttttgtattaccttgaacatgtccgactttctggtttcgacctttatggctccggcatgtgcttttacgaagcaatctaCAAGTATAGAAAAAGAATAAatggagttagatggtaaattatgataccatatcattgccccctttgacagggtttcaccgatttttttaataataaagattcgatctcatcatcttccaaatcattgcccttgatagcacacgtgtaagaagtgacgtgctcgttagggtcggtcgttccgttatatttgggtatttcgggcatacataattttttggggattggttttggggactgcactcgagggaaaaggcttttgaaagaattttttcgaatctagtccttttatcattggtggagctccggGGATCTGGTCGActctggaattatatgtttctacgtttttatcgttggcttcaactcgctttgtgagttactcgagcaatttagtaatttcggtagtagtccccgattcttgctcatttgacttctcTATGGCTAGTTCCGTTCtatgggtgacttctcgaagcggattgggctccggcctgctttgtacctgagtttggctctgcaactgaactatcgctatttgctgtgcttgtaacatctcgaagatcatccgtaaacTGACTCTGATCTCCTCcatgttatgggtgtctcgagctaccgatcgagtaccgccctgaatgcttatTTCTGGTTCGGAACGCTAGTTCgcctctagagctatttgtgaattgacatccaatggtacttcggctcgaattttgggTGCTTCGATTCGAGTCTCAGTGCCATCAtcaagtggccttccggccccgggtgccaagttgttggtttcatcttgaaggtcgGCTTCGTGGTTCTATAAgtgaagccattgctgatttaaAGTTACAAACTGGCGTGTActttagatttatatcaaacgatcactgttacccttagccccacggtgggtgccaaactgtttaccgaaaaaatcggataacactAGATTTTGTGTGTGGTTCTAAGTATATGCGAcacaattcgatataaatcgtgtagagaaatagagataCGTATATTCTTAACTATGAGAATATGAATATTGAGCAAAAAAATGAATAAGGTAAAATAAAACAAGCATGAGGAACTATATTATAATAtgagaagtgattttttttttttagcttacaaggatttcccttttatagaagagggtcattacaagaaataataaaataaaacatataatGGAAGgctcatgatgacttgtctcttccttgattccgccaagattctctctcttggtgcggttgcaacggctcttgtctatgagctcgatactggctcgaactcgttactgggtcgggcccttcggtcttggatcgAGTTCGACTTTCGAGATGGGCGTCACGCATTTCCGACCTTGAAACAGTACCTTGCGGATctattcggtcacgggctcgataggattatcgagccgcctcctcgagcgaccttcgggctcgaggctcgTTAATACCAACCttagagctcactcccaaaatctcattccgactttttaacactcgaactcgatcgaacgtaagaatgccgaaatctatttcgaccgtatacaagtgAATAAGCTTAAGTATAAAGTGAAATTTATTGGTGTAAATAATCTCCGGAAATTTGGGTTAACAATATCAAGATCACTCTCAAATTCTCAATATAGACTCCTATTGTTAGAACTTACAGCAAAAAATCGTATTAATTACTACTAAAAATAAGTTTATAGTAtaaatcttcttcttcttaatctCTTAGAAGAAGCTCTAGAGACCAAATACCCAACACCCACCCCAAGGCACATCACCCATATCCCCACATCTAATGCCCACCCAACTCCCTCCGTCTCAGCCTCCTCCGCCGCTGCTTCCGCCGTGTCTCCGCCGTCGGAATCTTCTTCACCTTCACACTCCAAGCAACAACAAGTGGACCCCTCAAGCTCATTTTCAACTTCTCTTTGTTCAGGGATCTCCTCCAGCTTCTGAAAACAGCTCCTCCGCCGTGATCTCCTCTTCTTCACCGTCATCTCCACCTTCTCTGTTATCACCTCCGCCGCTGAACCGGCGGCTCGTCCTTCCACCGCCACACACACTTCCGCCCCTTTTACGTGCAAATCATCATTTTCGAGCATTGACCTGCAATCAATTCTCCAATTATCCTCAACTCCATCTTTTCCGAAAATACCCCT
The DNA window shown above is from Nicotiana tomentosiformis chromosome 8, ASM39032v3, whole genome shotgun sequence and carries:
- the LOC104117481 gene encoding uncharacterized protein yields the protein MCKGFQQYERDRLKIKAFYLHFSFSSPTKNALPDCLTLHYLPRISESPLEINDSKIRSNAPGFVTLHRVVSAEKATKGVIYGSRDRVKASEGVRFEIYIADVKILRGIFGKDGVEDNWRIDCRSMLENDDLHVKGAEVCVAVEGRAAGSAAEVITEKVEMTVKKRRSRRRSCFQKLEEIPEQREVENELEGSTCCCLECEGEEDSDGGDTAEAAAEEAETEGVGWALDVGIWVMCLGVGVGYLVSRASSKRLRRRRFIL